A single Kitasatospora kifunensis DNA region contains:
- a CDS encoding SflA family class IV lanthipeptide, whose amino-acid sequence MSAVATDIRDAGPLDIEDLAITFEDEADGLPLAEDRLCSNGTFTLLFTHVACAVND is encoded by the coding sequence ATGAGCGCTGTGGCAACGGACATCCGCGACGCGGGCCCCCTCGACATCGAGGACCTCGCGATCACCTTCGAGGACGAGGCCGACGGCCTGCCCCTCGCCGAGGACAGGCTCTGCAGCAACGGCACCTTCACCCTGCTCTTCACCCACGTCGCCTGCGCCGTCAACGACTGA
- a CDS encoding SDR family oxidoreductase: MADVPNRPTLAVTGASGRLGGRVALRLAAGGLPQRLLARNLAKVPALPGATAFPCAYGDREAVVRALAGVERVLMVSASESPDRLEQHRTFVDAAVEAGVGHLVYISFFGAAPDATFTLARDHWHTEQHIRASGLAFTFLRDNLYADFMPALVGEDDVIHGPGGQGRAAVVAQDDIAEAAAAVLTRAPEHVGASYDLTGPHALTFEEIAAVLSHTSGRSVNYHAETIPEAYASRARYGAPDWQLDAWVSTYTAVAAGELDGVSDAVERLTGHPATDLTSVLLAAGS, translated from the coding sequence ATGGCGGACGTCCCCAACCGACCCACTCTCGCCGTCACCGGCGCCTCCGGCCGTCTCGGCGGGCGGGTCGCCCTCCGGCTGGCCGCCGGCGGCCTGCCGCAGCGGCTGCTCGCCCGCAACCTCGCGAAAGTCCCCGCGCTGCCGGGCGCCACCGCCTTCCCCTGCGCCTACGGAGACCGCGAGGCCGTGGTCCGGGCGCTGGCCGGCGTCGAGCGCGTCCTGATGGTCTCCGCCTCGGAGTCGCCCGACCGGCTGGAGCAGCACCGCACCTTCGTCGACGCGGCCGTCGAGGCGGGGGTCGGGCACCTGGTGTACATCTCCTTCTTCGGCGCCGCCCCCGACGCCACGTTCACCCTGGCCCGCGATCACTGGCACACCGAGCAGCACATCCGCGCCAGTGGTCTGGCCTTCACCTTCCTGCGCGACAACCTCTACGCGGACTTCATGCCCGCCCTGGTCGGCGAGGACGACGTGATCCACGGACCCGGCGGTCAGGGACGCGCCGCCGTCGTGGCCCAGGACGACATCGCCGAAGCCGCCGCGGCCGTCCTCACGCGGGCCCCCGAGCACGTCGGCGCCAGTTACGACCTGACCGGTCCGCACGCGCTCACCTTCGAGGAGATCGCCGCGGTGCTCTCGCACACCAGCGGGCGCTCCGTCAACTACCACGCCGAGACGATCCCGGAGGCCTATGCCTCCCGTGCCCGCTACGGCGCCCCGGACTGGCAGCTCGACGCCTGGGTCTCCACCTACACCGCGGTGGCCGCGGGCGAACTCGACGGCGTCAGCGACGCCGTCGAGCGGCTGACCGGCCACCCCGCGACGGACCTCACCAGCGTGCTGCTGGCTGCGGGGAGCTGA
- a CDS encoding VOC family protein, which produces MTSPTLPAFHLAIPVDDLASARAFYGGVLGLTQGRSSDGWVDWDFYGHQVVTHLVPGARSQAAGHGTVDGQRVPVPHFGLVLSVEAFQALAERLTDAGTDFVIEPCLRYAGLPAEQWTMFLLDPAGNALEFKALRDPAQLFAR; this is translated from the coding sequence ATGACCTCTCCTACGCTTCCCGCCTTCCACCTCGCGATCCCGGTCGACGACCTTGCCTCGGCACGTGCCTTCTACGGTGGCGTACTCGGCCTGACGCAGGGACGGTCGAGCGACGGCTGGGTCGACTGGGACTTCTACGGGCACCAGGTGGTGACGCACCTGGTGCCGGGCGCCCGCTCGCAGGCCGCCGGGCACGGCACGGTGGACGGGCAGCGCGTCCCGGTGCCGCACTTCGGACTGGTGCTGAGCGTCGAGGCCTTCCAGGCACTGGCCGAGCGGCTGACCGATGCCGGTACGGACTTCGTCATCGAGCCGTGCCTGCGCTACGCCGGGCTGCCGGCCGAGCAGTGGACGATGTTCCTGCTCGACCCGGCCGGCAACGCCCTGGAGTTCAAGGCGCTGCGCGACCCGGCCCAGCTCTTCGCCCGATGA
- the tgmB gene encoding ATP-grasp ribosomal peptide maturase: protein MPAPILVIAADDDWPTDRVVTELTERGRQVFRMDTADFPQRLSMATRIDRAQGWAGELVTEWRAVDLSRVGAVYYRAPGAFQLPDGMSGPERHFAAAQARAGLGGVLSALTCRWVNHPAAMARAEYKPVQLAAARDAGLTIPPTLITNRPDAVHDFAVQTPDGLICKPIASPVLVEDGQLKTVYTERLTAGDLADLRGLDTTAHLFQAWIEKAHEIRLTIVGSRLFAAAVHAGSYAAHIDWRSDYGSLSYTTAAVPDDVAAAIRRMMEQLGLRYGAADFVVTPTGEWVFLEVNPCGQWDWIQGATGLPIAQAIADDLEGVDP from the coding sequence ATGCCGGCGCCCATCCTGGTCATCGCTGCCGACGACGACTGGCCAACCGACCGCGTGGTGACCGAGCTGACCGAACGCGGGCGGCAGGTGTTCCGCATGGACACAGCCGACTTCCCGCAGCGACTCAGCATGGCCACCCGGATCGACCGGGCGCAGGGATGGGCGGGCGAACTCGTCACCGAGTGGCGCGCAGTGGATCTGTCCCGGGTCGGCGCGGTGTACTACCGCGCGCCCGGAGCATTCCAGTTGCCCGACGGCATGTCTGGGCCTGAACGGCACTTCGCCGCTGCTCAGGCCCGCGCCGGTCTCGGCGGTGTCCTCTCGGCGCTCACCTGCCGATGGGTGAACCACCCAGCGGCCATGGCCCGCGCGGAGTACAAGCCTGTCCAACTCGCCGCCGCCCGCGATGCTGGCCTGACGATCCCCCCAACCCTGATCACCAATCGCCCGGACGCCGTTCACGACTTCGCCGTGCAGACGCCGGACGGCCTCATCTGCAAACCGATCGCATCCCCCGTACTGGTCGAGGACGGACAGCTGAAGACCGTCTACACCGAGCGGCTGACCGCTGGCGATCTCGCCGACCTGCGCGGGCTCGACACCACGGCCCACCTGTTTCAAGCGTGGATCGAGAAAGCCCACGAGATCAGATTGACAATCGTCGGTAGCCGACTGTTCGCTGCGGCCGTGCACGCCGGCAGCTACGCCGCGCACATTGACTGGCGCAGCGACTACGGATCACTCAGCTACACGACCGCAGCCGTCCCTGACGATGTGGCGGCGGCCATCCGCCGCATGATGGAACAGCTCGGATTGCGCTACGGCGCAGCCGACTTCGTGGTGACTCCCACCGGCGAGTGGGTGTTCCTGGAAGTGAATCCGTGCGGACAATGGGACTGGATTCAGGGCGCGACCGGCCTGCCGATCGCTCAAGCCATCGCCGATGATCTCGAAGGAGTCGACCCTTGA
- a CDS encoding cryptochrome/photolyase family protein: MTVSIALFTQDLRLHDNPALHAACTAGKDVVPLFVLDPAVASAGFATPNRSAFLADCLADLDRSLRRIGGRLIVRAGTVADEVMRVAAETGADSVHVAAGVSRFARRREARLRQRLGPRLTVHDGSLTAVPAGWITPAGKDHYAVFTPYFRAWAQAERGTPLPAPRRLSTPPSLTSAALPTARPASPRLPEGGESAGRTRWRRWSPDAYHELHDDLAADATSRLSPYLHFGCLSARELVDAATRHSGPGAEAFIRQLAWRDFHHQVLAARPAAAHADYRTRADQWHIDEEEAQAWREGRTGFPIIDAGMRQLATEGWMHNRARLLTASFLTKSLYHDWRIGAAHFLTLLVDGDIANNQLNWQWVAGTGTDTRPNRVLNPLLQADRYDPHGDYVRRWVPELAHIAGRSVHRPWLLSDRPAYPAPLIEPGALSGRIRHGRNLNGR; encoded by the coding sequence ATGACCGTTTCGATCGCTCTGTTCACACAGGACCTGCGCCTGCACGACAACCCGGCCCTCCACGCGGCCTGCACCGCCGGCAAGGACGTGGTGCCGCTCTTCGTTCTCGACCCCGCCGTGGCCAGTGCGGGCTTCGCGACCCCCAACCGCAGCGCGTTTCTCGCCGACTGCCTGGCCGACCTCGACCGGTCGCTGCGCAGGATCGGCGGCCGGCTCATCGTGCGGGCCGGCACCGTCGCGGATGAGGTCATGCGAGTGGCCGCGGAGACCGGCGCGGACTCGGTGCACGTGGCGGCCGGAGTCTCGAGGTTCGCCCGGCGCCGCGAAGCGCGGCTGCGGCAGCGGCTCGGCCCCCGCCTCACCGTGCACGACGGCTCTCTCACCGCCGTGCCGGCCGGCTGGATCACCCCCGCGGGCAAGGACCACTACGCCGTGTTCACCCCGTACTTCCGTGCCTGGGCGCAGGCCGAGCGTGGTACCCCGCTGCCCGCGCCCCGCCGACTGAGCACACCACCATCCCTGACCAGCGCCGCCCTGCCGACCGCCCGCCCGGCCTCGCCCCGCCTGCCCGAGGGCGGCGAGAGCGCCGGGCGAACCCGCTGGCGGCGCTGGAGCCCGGACGCCTACCACGAGCTGCACGACGACCTGGCCGCGGACGCCACCTCCCGCCTCTCGCCCTACCTGCACTTCGGCTGCCTCTCCGCCCGCGAACTCGTCGACGCCGCCACACGGCACAGCGGCCCCGGCGCCGAAGCGTTCATCCGCCAGCTGGCCTGGCGCGACTTCCACCACCAAGTCCTGGCAGCCCGCCCCGCCGCCGCCCACGCCGACTACCGCACCAGGGCCGATCAGTGGCATATCGACGAGGAAGAGGCCCAGGCCTGGCGTGAGGGCCGCACCGGCTTCCCGATCATCGACGCCGGTATGCGCCAGCTCGCCACCGAGGGCTGGATGCACAACCGCGCCCGGCTCCTGACCGCCTCCTTCCTCACCAAGTCCCTGTACCACGACTGGCGGATCGGCGCCGCGCACTTCCTCACCCTCCTGGTCGACGGCGACATCGCCAACAACCAGCTCAACTGGCAGTGGGTCGCCGGCACCGGCACCGACACCCGACCCAACCGCGTCCTCAACCCCCTCCTCCAAGCCGACCGCTACGACCCGCACGGCGACTACGTCCGCCGCTGGGTGCCCGAACTGGCGCACATCGCCGGACGCTCCGTGCACCGGCCCTGGCTGCTCTCCGACCGCCCCGCCTACCCGGCGCCACTCATCGAGCCCGGCGCCCTGTCCGGGCGAATCCGCCACGGCCGCAACCTCAACGGACGGTGA
- the lanL gene encoding class IV lanthionine synthetase LanL, translating into MPTPRAQQDMGLRGQLAALVAGHGRRIRADDTWLYLEDPAMPTLPHGWKLHVSTRPELLARTVAVVVPILLGYTCDAKFAATTQVLRELNTGRRNPATVGKAVTVYPRTRDVVALGEELARALAGWTGPRIPSDRQVRPDAPVYYRYGPIHAGLPQDADRDLTMAGPDGRSFPGTAHTSYRQPPWAQDPFAAKATSATSAAKPTSATSAATAAAPPPVSTRIGGDRYRITAGIVRAPQGDVYRAVESATGRQLVVKQARAYVAEDAAGVDARGRLRHEHRVLRVLAGIEGVPEAVDYFRHGQDEYLVTTDCGPRDLRRDVLNFGPYEDRPAAGPNTRDWHALAARLSRILDEVHRRGVVLCDLKPDNVVLDPSGACHLVDFGVSSVDGRHSGGWTPGYSLVTAPRSGQPVSPADDLHALGATLYYAISGLDPVRIDRDGAVNRDRTLACLAGVLPEERTHPARALIAGLLSPDHQERTATAGWLLRGGPLPQRRATHPLPRITPGLLDDVTAHAVATCVRQARELIRTREPSGRTPKQLLSLYEGSAGLGLELLHHAERHPQARAAAADLARWTARHPALGLLPPGLYDGRTGVELFLTEAAAPDTPSTVIDIRLPADLDGDQISGAAGVGTGHLLLAERAHAAGQHAAGARYLAVAAQCARGLLEGHFATVAPGRPTADTAALPDGFAHGRAGVAHFLLAHHRASGDEASGHRAEQMIAALAAATPDHLAAAVRPGATRRYGSWCRGLAGLGTVLCQAGRHYGDGALLDLAADAARACLVLAPRMGQVIQCCGLAGTGELMLDLAAAGRAEEFGAAAEQIAALILARSGGDRRAPIFPDGTLGAESASWATGTAGVLSFLRLLHAAGPADWKRGQVTRAPRTLPVGW; encoded by the coding sequence GTGCCAACCCCAAGGGCGCAGCAGGACATGGGACTTCGGGGGCAGCTGGCCGCGCTCGTGGCCGGCCACGGCCGACGGATACGCGCGGACGACACCTGGCTGTACCTCGAAGACCCGGCCATGCCCACCCTGCCCCACGGCTGGAAGCTGCACGTCTCCACCCGCCCCGAACTGCTCGCCCGGACCGTGGCGGTGGTCGTCCCGATCCTGCTCGGGTACACCTGCGACGCGAAGTTCGCCGCCACTACCCAGGTGCTGCGCGAGCTGAACACCGGGCGGCGCAACCCCGCCACCGTGGGCAAGGCCGTCACCGTCTACCCCCGCACGCGGGATGTGGTGGCGCTGGGCGAGGAGTTGGCGCGGGCGCTGGCCGGGTGGACCGGGCCGCGGATTCCGAGCGACCGCCAGGTGCGCCCGGACGCGCCGGTCTACTACCGCTACGGTCCCATCCACGCCGGGCTGCCGCAGGACGCCGACCGGGACCTCACCATGGCCGGCCCGGACGGGCGCTCCTTCCCCGGCACCGCCCACACCTCCTACCGCCAACCCCCGTGGGCCCAGGACCCGTTCGCCGCCAAAGCCACCTCAGCCACCTCAGCCGCCAAACCCACCTCAGCCACCTCAGCCGCCACGGCAGCCGCCCCGCCACCGGTCAGCACCCGGATCGGCGGCGACCGCTACCGGATCACGGCGGGCATCGTCCGCGCCCCGCAGGGCGACGTCTACCGGGCCGTCGAGAGCGCCACCGGACGGCAGTTGGTGGTCAAGCAGGCACGCGCGTACGTCGCCGAGGACGCCGCCGGGGTGGACGCCCGGGGCCGGCTGCGCCACGAGCACCGCGTGCTGCGCGTCCTGGCGGGGATCGAGGGCGTGCCCGAGGCGGTCGACTACTTCCGGCACGGTCAGGACGAGTACCTGGTCACCACCGACTGCGGACCGCGCGACCTGCGCCGCGACGTGCTCAACTTCGGCCCCTACGAAGACCGTCCGGCGGCTGGGCCGAATACGCGCGACTGGCACGCGCTGGCCGCACGGCTGAGCCGGATCCTGGACGAGGTGCACCGGCGCGGTGTGGTGTTGTGCGACCTGAAGCCCGACAACGTGGTGCTCGACCCGTCCGGCGCCTGCCACCTGGTCGACTTCGGCGTCAGCAGTGTGGACGGACGGCACTCCGGCGGCTGGACCCCCGGCTACAGCCTGGTCACCGCGCCGCGGAGTGGTCAACCGGTAAGCCCAGCCGATGATTTGCACGCGCTCGGGGCCACCCTGTACTACGCGATCAGCGGGCTCGACCCCGTCCGGATCGACCGCGACGGCGCCGTCAACCGCGACCGCACACTGGCCTGCCTGGCCGGTGTACTGCCCGAGGAGCGGACACACCCGGCCCGTGCCCTGATCGCCGGCCTGCTCAGCCCCGACCACCAGGAGCGGACCGCCACCGCCGGGTGGCTGCTGCGCGGCGGTCCGCTCCCGCAGCGCCGCGCCACCCACCCACTGCCCCGGATCACCCCCGGCCTGCTCGACGACGTCACCGCCCACGCGGTGGCGACCTGCGTGCGCCAGGCTCGCGAGTTGATCCGCACCCGCGAGCCGAGCGGCCGCACTCCCAAGCAGCTGCTCTCGCTCTACGAGGGCAGCGCGGGGCTGGGGCTCGAACTGCTGCACCACGCCGAGCGGCACCCGCAGGCCCGCGCGGCAGCCGCCGACCTGGCCCGGTGGACCGCCCGCCATCCGGCCCTCGGCCTGCTGCCGCCCGGCCTCTACGACGGGCGCACCGGGGTCGAGCTCTTCCTCACCGAGGCGGCCGCGCCCGACACCCCGTCCACTGTCATCGATATCCGCCTCCCGGCGGACCTCGACGGCGACCAGATCTCGGGCGCCGCCGGTGTCGGCACCGGTCACCTGCTGCTCGCCGAGCGGGCGCACGCGGCGGGCCAACACGCGGCGGGCGCACGGTACCTGGCGGTGGCCGCGCAGTGCGCGCGCGGGCTACTGGAGGGCCACTTCGCCACCGTGGCCCCCGGTCGGCCCACCGCGGACACGGCGGCCCTGCCCGACGGCTTCGCGCACGGCCGTGCAGGCGTCGCCCACTTCCTACTGGCCCACCACCGCGCCAGTGGTGACGAAGCGTCAGGCCACCGCGCCGAGCAGATGATCGCAGCCCTGGCCGCCGCCACCCCGGACCACCTGGCCGCCGCGGTCCGCCCTGGCGCCACCCGCCGCTACGGCTCCTGGTGCCGGGGGCTGGCAGGCCTCGGCACCGTCCTGTGCCAGGCCGGCCGCCACTACGGCGACGGGGCCCTGCTCGACCTGGCCGCCGACGCGGCCCGAGCCTGCCTGGTGCTGGCACCCCGGATGGGCCAGGTCATCCAGTGCTGCGGGCTGGCCGGGACCGGCGAGTTGATGCTCGACCTGGCCGCGGCCGGACGCGCCGAGGAGTTCGGGGCAGCCGCCGAGCAGATCGCCGCGCTGATCCTGGCCCGCAGCGGCGGCGACCGTCGGGCGCCGATCTTCCCCGACGGCACGCTCGGCGCGGAGTCGGCGAGTTGGGCCACCGGCACGGCCGGTGTGCTGTCGTTCCTGCGCCTACTCCACGCGGCCGGCCCCGCCGACTGGAAGCGCGGCCAGGTCACCCGGGCCCCGCGCACCCTGCCCGTGGGATGGTGA
- a CDS encoding MazG-like family protein — translation MDNSTWTTIRDLVAWLDEANTQPEDLKKLLRVMKLSEEVGETTQAIIGVLGQNPRKGVHATWEDVHAELCDVILTAMVALATLTPEAEEIFAKRLEHVAARSLNSTPPAGGGC, via the coding sequence GTGGACAACAGCACCTGGACCACCATCCGCGACCTGGTCGCCTGGCTGGACGAGGCCAATACCCAGCCGGAGGACCTCAAGAAGCTGCTGCGGGTCATGAAGCTCTCGGAGGAGGTCGGCGAGACCACGCAGGCCATCATCGGAGTCCTCGGTCAGAACCCCCGCAAGGGCGTTCACGCGACGTGGGAGGACGTCCATGCCGAGCTGTGCGACGTCATCCTGACGGCCATGGTCGCACTGGCGACGCTCACCCCCGAGGCTGAGGAGATCTTCGCGAAGCGGCTGGAACACGTCGCCGCCCGTTCCCTGAACTCCACGCCGCCAGCTGGCGGCGGCTGCTAG
- a CDS encoding methyltransferase domain-containing protein, with the protein MTDWQYPAAELARTITHPASGWYRPVRLVPRHLFVPRWFTSGTDGWAVTDGPADQKEWFAAVYDDRTLVTRVGALHADHADAGTTATGRPTSSSTHPALVVQMLRHGRLTTGARLLDVATGSGYSAALAAHRFGDQNVTSIDVDPYLTHAARDRLDSIGLHPEVITCDATGELPGDFDRIVSMVSMPRIPASWLAALRPGGRLVTTIAETGLIITADKQPDGSAVGRVEWDRAAFMATRAGDDYPSMLDDLFATVLDQDGDQVRESPFPAVNVMGAWELWSLMTLTVPRIEHRIRQGSDGTLTAWMLHPDGSWARASSAAGATTAIVHQAGPRRLWDELDRFRWWWLRDGSLPVYGARVEITSDGTTTFSRSGWTATL; encoded by the coding sequence TTGACGGATTGGCAGTATCCGGCCGCCGAGCTGGCCCGCACCATCACGCACCCCGCGTCCGGCTGGTACCGGCCTGTTCGTCTGGTGCCTCGGCACCTGTTCGTGCCCCGCTGGTTCACCTCCGGCACGGACGGCTGGGCAGTCACCGATGGGCCGGCCGACCAGAAGGAATGGTTCGCCGCCGTGTACGACGATCGCACGTTGGTGACCCGGGTTGGCGCGCTCCATGCCGACCACGCCGACGCCGGCACCACGGCAACAGGCCGCCCTACGTCGTCATCCACGCACCCGGCCTTGGTCGTGCAGATGCTGCGGCACGGCCGGCTGACGACCGGCGCGCGACTGCTCGACGTGGCCACAGGGTCCGGCTATTCGGCCGCCCTCGCCGCCCACCGGTTCGGCGACCAGAACGTCACCAGCATCGACGTCGACCCCTACCTGACTCACGCTGCCCGCGATCGTCTTGACTCGATCGGGCTACACCCCGAGGTGATCACCTGCGACGCCACGGGCGAACTGCCTGGTGACTTCGACCGGATCGTGTCCATGGTGTCTATGCCGCGCATCCCCGCGTCGTGGCTCGCCGCGCTGCGGCCCGGCGGCCGACTGGTGACCACGATTGCCGAGACTGGCCTGATCATCACCGCCGACAAGCAGCCGGACGGCTCGGCGGTCGGGCGGGTGGAGTGGGACCGGGCCGCGTTCATGGCCACCCGCGCCGGCGACGACTACCCGAGCATGCTGGATGACCTGTTCGCGACCGTCCTCGACCAGGACGGCGACCAGGTCCGCGAGTCCCCGTTCCCGGCTGTCAACGTCATGGGTGCATGGGAGCTGTGGTCGTTGATGACGCTCACGGTACCCAGGATTGAACACCGGATTCGTCAGGGTTCAGACGGCACGCTGACGGCGTGGATGCTCCACCCCGACGGGTCTTGGGCGCGGGCAAGCTCAGCGGCTGGCGCAACCACTGCCATCGTTCACCAGGCTGGCCCGCGCCGGCTGTGGGATGAACTTGACCGCTTCCGCTGGTGGTGGCTCCGAGACGGATCGCTGCCCGTTTACGGAGCGCGAGTTGAGATCACCTCAGACGGCACCACGACGTTCAGCCGAAGCGGCTGGACAGCGACGCTCTGA
- a CDS encoding DinB family protein codes for MTLNDPKDDLHRYLKAAREAVLWKLDGLSEYDSRRPLTPTGTNLLGLVKHLAGVELGYFGPTFARPHGESFPWYEEGAEPNADMWATAEESREEIVGLYRRAWAHADATIEALPLDATGRVEWWGDNGDATLQRIILHVVAETHRHAGHADIVRELIDGRAGLRETNSNMDGGDEDWYQEYWKRLEASAKEAQNKAS; via the coding sequence ATGACGCTCAATGATCCCAAGGACGATCTGCACCGCTACCTCAAGGCGGCTCGTGAAGCCGTCCTCTGGAAGCTGGACGGCCTGTCCGAGTACGACAGTCGCCGCCCCCTGACACCGACCGGCACCAACCTCCTCGGCCTCGTCAAGCACCTCGCCGGCGTCGAGCTCGGGTACTTCGGCCCGACGTTCGCCCGCCCGCACGGCGAATCCTTTCCCTGGTACGAGGAGGGCGCCGAGCCCAACGCGGACATGTGGGCAACCGCCGAGGAGTCGCGCGAGGAGATCGTCGGCCTCTACCGCCGCGCCTGGGCGCACGCGGACGCGACGATCGAGGCGCTGCCGCTCGACGCGACGGGCCGCGTCGAGTGGTGGGGTGACAACGGCGACGCCACGCTGCAGCGGATCATCCTGCATGTGGTGGCCGAGACGCATCGTCACGCCGGCCACGCCGACATCGTCCGCGAGCTGATCGACGGCAGGGCCGGCCTGCGGGAGACCAACAGCAACATGGACGGCGGCGACGAGGACTGGTACCAGGAGTACTGGAAGAGGCTGGAAGCATCCGCCAAGGAGGCCCAGAACAAGGCAAGTTGA
- a CDS encoding SDR family NAD(P)-dependent oxidoreductase, which produces MRGVLVTGASRGIGRAIAHAFAAQGDRVCVHYGSNLTQAEATVAALPGEGHVLVGGDLSDPAVASRVAQFAQAELGGVDVLVNNAAVATSQANAHPVAEVSYDDWQRIWRQMVEVNLLAAANLSYCVARQLIARGAPGRIVHIGSRGAFRGEPDHPAYGASKAALHAFGQSLAIALAPHGISVASVAPGFTATERVADRLTGASGEALRGQSPFGRVGTPQEVAAAVLYLASPEATWASGTVLDLNGASHLRL; this is translated from the coding sequence ATGAGGGGCGTCCTGGTCACCGGGGCGTCCCGGGGCATCGGCCGCGCCATCGCGCACGCGTTCGCCGCACAGGGCGACCGCGTCTGCGTGCACTACGGGTCGAACCTCACGCAGGCCGAGGCGACGGTGGCCGCGCTGCCCGGCGAGGGCCACGTGCTGGTGGGCGGTGACCTGAGCGATCCGGCCGTGGCGAGCAGGGTCGCGCAGTTCGCACAGGCCGAGTTGGGCGGGGTGGACGTGCTGGTCAACAACGCCGCCGTGGCCACCTCTCAGGCGAACGCGCATCCGGTGGCCGAGGTGTCCTATGACGACTGGCAGCGGATCTGGCGGCAGATGGTCGAGGTGAACCTGCTTGCCGCGGCGAACCTCAGCTACTGCGTCGCGCGCCAGCTCATCGCCCGCGGCGCGCCTGGCCGGATCGTGCACATCGGCTCGCGCGGAGCCTTCCGCGGCGAGCCGGACCACCCCGCGTACGGCGCGAGCAAGGCCGCGCTGCACGCGTTCGGCCAGTCACTGGCCATCGCGCTGGCCCCGCACGGGATCTCGGTGGCCTCGGTCGCACCCGGATTCACCGCCACCGAGCGGGTCGCCGACCGCCTGACCGGCGCGTCGGGAGAAGCACTGCGCGGCCAGAGCCCGTTCGGCCGCGTCGGCACTCCACAGGAGGTCGCCGCCGCCGTGCTCTACCTGGCCTCACCCGAGGCGACCTGGGCATCCGGCACAGTCCTCGACCTCAACGGAGCCTCGCACCTGCGGCTTTGA
- a CDS encoding DUF4232 domain-containing protein, protein MRPAIPFALSAVVASTLLLAGCGSQNVASGSPATSGSPTCTPSTPVGDAGALKRDNVTIVSPGCRTSSASAAEFEVTNAESEPFTYTVTLNLLNDAGEVMDSIPQTVASVAPGQTVRHTVNAGDTGRTGTSAVGARVRIAKVRAVPSAEAPVAAGTCPPSGIRVTADEVDAAMGLRAVGLHLTNCGTGAYSVNGYPQFQFLDQDRKPVTGIRTSHGTDAIATGIVPDAPPKPVTLQPGESASATLAWRNTTGAGDPVDIPYVRVSAKPGAPTVIVTPELDLGTTGAVGVSAWQKP, encoded by the coding sequence ATGCGCCCCGCCATCCCCTTCGCTCTGTCCGCCGTCGTCGCCAGCACCCTGCTCCTTGCCGGATGCGGATCGCAGAACGTCGCCTCCGGCTCTCCCGCCACGTCCGGTTCGCCGACCTGCACACCGTCGACGCCGGTCGGTGACGCCGGCGCTCTGAAGCGGGACAACGTGACCATCGTCAGTCCGGGCTGTCGCACCTCCTCGGCGTCGGCCGCCGAGTTCGAGGTGACCAACGCCGAGAGTGAACCGTTCACCTACACCGTCACCCTCAACCTGCTGAACGATGCGGGGGAGGTCATGGACAGCATCCCGCAGACCGTCGCGTCCGTGGCTCCCGGCCAGACCGTCAGACACACCGTCAACGCCGGCGATACCGGCAGGACCGGCACATCCGCCGTCGGGGCGCGCGTGCGGATCGCCAAGGTACGGGCCGTACCGAGCGCCGAGGCACCCGTCGCGGCGGGGACCTGCCCGCCCTCCGGGATCCGCGTCACGGCCGACGAGGTCGACGCCGCCATGGGACTGCGCGCGGTGGGACTCCACCTGACCAACTGCGGAACCGGCGCCTACAGCGTCAACGGCTACCCCCAGTTCCAGTTCCTCGACCAGGACCGCAAGCCGGTGACCGGCATCCGCACCAGCCACGGCACCGACGCGATCGCCACGGGGATCGTCCCGGACGCCCCGCCCAAGCCCGTGACGCTGCAACCGGGCGAGTCCGCGTCCGCCACCCTGGCGTGGCGCAACACCACCGGCGCCGGCGATCCCGTGGACATCCCGTACGTCAGGGTGTCGGCGAAGCCCGGGGCACCGACCGTGATCGTGACACCGGAACTCGACCTCGGCACCACGGGAGCGGTCGGGGTCAGCGCCTGGCAGAAACCCTAG
- a CDS encoding DUF6087 family protein: MADEPLDEWAARRAAKRPTIGTRRTVALTDGPQRGAHVEPEAPRALLEWDGVQWHAAGVVPDYAAAQRELTPPTPETVALPPTGGLPEAPEPFRPTEPFRRPS; encoded by the coding sequence ATGGCTGACGAACCGTTGGACGAGTGGGCGGCGCGACGTGCGGCCAAGCGGCCGACGATCGGTACCCGACGCACGGTAGCGCTCACCGACGGGCCACAGCGTGGCGCGCACGTCGAGCCCGAAGCACCCCGCGCGCTGCTGGAGTGGGACGGCGTCCAGTGGCATGCCGCCGGTGTCGTCCCCGACTATGCGGCGGCGCAGCGCGAACTCACACCGCCCACGCCCGAAACGGTAGCCCTTCCGCCAACTGGCGGGCTACCAGAGGCGCCAGAGCCATTCCGGCCGACCGAGCCGTTCCGTCGACCGAGCTGA